The following proteins are co-located in the Gloeocapsa sp. DLM2.Bin57 genome:
- a CDS encoding DUF2256 domain-containing protein, giving the protein MPRHKPSSELPSKICPVCGLSFTWRKKWEKCWDDVKYCSERCRRRKSNSKD; this is encoded by the coding sequence ATGCCACGTCATAAACCTTCTTCTGAATTACCAAGTAAAATTTGTCCCGTGTGTGGTTTATCCTTCACTTGGCGAAAAAAATGGGAAAAGTGCTGGGATGATGTAAAATATTGCTCAGAAAGATGTCGAAGACGCAAATCCAACAGCAAAGATTAA